AATGACTAATGGATCTAAAATCAGTCACATATTTTGGCTCACTACATTTAGGGATAAGACTAATGTGTGTATGGTTAAAAGTCGGTGGAATGATACTTGAATTGAGGAAAGCCAAAACAGATGAAGTCACCACACCACCAATCTTAGGCCAAAAGTGTTGATAAAACAATGGAGGCATACCATCCGGTCCAGGGGATTTCAAAGGATACATTTTCTTAAGGGCATTCTTCACTTCAACATTTGTAAACTCACTTACAAGTACTTGATTCATCCTAGGTGTGACTTTTTGTTGAACTGCATCTAAAATTTCATCAAACTCCATAGGACTACTACTAGTAAAAAGTCTCTCATAATACTGCACCATCAAGTCTTCCACATGCTCATCTCCAACCAACCATCTGTCATCTTCATCCAACAAACCCTCAATGAAATTCTTTTTGTACCTTGCAGAACCTTTTTCATGGAAAAACCTAGTGTTCCTATCCCCGGATTGCAACCAACTAATTCTTGATCATTGCCTCCACATATCATCTTCCTTCTCCATCCAACAATTCAACTCAATTCTAGTGTTTTTCAAAGAACGAATCATATCCGGTGATGAAGGTTGAAGCTCTAACCATTCTAACCTTTTCTGTAATTCAGCCACTGTTTTCCCAACATTACCGAAATCACTACCATTCCACACTTCAAGTCTAGTACGGCAACTCTCTAAGCCTCTATTAAGGACATTACCCGCTCGCCCCTCCATAAAGGCCCTCATCCCAAGCTTCCTCCACGATAGCCTCACATTTAGGATCCTTGAACCACATTGATTCAAATCAGAAAACCTTACCCATCCTCATTTTTCTTAGTTTTGCAAACAACTGAAGAATAATAGGAGAATGATCCAAAGCCGAGGAGAAAAGATGAGTAAGCCTAGCCATTGGAAATAAATGAAACCACTACACCGTAGCCAAAGCTCTATCCAACCTTTCCCTAATTTGGGACCTATCCTCCTTTTGATACAACCATGTATACAAAGGTCTCGTGAATTGAACTTCCTTAAGACCACAACAATTAATAGTGtcaacaaaatatttcatttgcTGTCTTGTTCTATTAGTTCCCCCTTCCTTTTCAGCCATAGAaataatctcattaaaatctccaATTGCTAACCACGACAAAGAGGATGTCCCATGCAAGTGTTTTAGTTTTTGCCATGACTCTCCTCTTTTAGATGTATCAAGATCACCATAAAATCTAGTAAGATGCCACCAACCAATACCATCTCCCCCATCTACCCGTGCATCTATATGTGAATGAGAATAAGTTTGGATATCAAGCCTAATCTCTTTCTTCCAAAATAAAGCTATCCCACCACTACTTCCTTTACCAGGCACAATAAAACCATTTTTGTATTTACACCAATCATGGACCTTAAGCATCCAATCCAAACCAGATTTTGTTTCCATTAAGAAGACAATGTTGGGATCTTGTTTATTGATTACCTTTTCCAAGGCATGAACTGTCCGACGGTTCCCAAGCCTTCGGTAGTTCCAACTCAATAGACTCTTAATGCCCAGCAGGGTTGTGTAGAAACCTCCGCCGATAAAACCCGATCAACATCAAAGAGAGCAATTAAACCATCACTGTTACTCaccttatttttcttctttgccGATTCTGCCTTCATTGCTTCACTTAAGACCTCTTTGTTATTCCTCTTAGGGCCAAGCACATTAGGAAGAGTTAATTTGGAAGTTGTTTATGATTGATTTTTATACCTCTTCCAAGCCCCTTTCGTAAGCCCAATCTCACCACCAATAATTGGATTAGTATCCTTTGAAATGGGTTTTTTAGTTAGAGCACCTTCAAATATAATAGAACTAGAGACTTGTAAGGAGAGCAGCCCATTCTTATTTTTAGTACCACTTCTCTTGGGCCTACCTTGAACTGGATTGCTAATATCACGCCCACTACCCTTGCCAACTTCAAAACAATAATCAGCATCTTGGAGGCCCGAAAGACTACCCAGCACCACTTGTTTTCCTTTGGAGACACGTTGGTCTTTTGGGACACGTTGGCCAGCAGTTAAATCTTCATCCATGACTACAATGTCAACCAAGTTTGACGGAATGTCACTCTTATCCTTCAATTGCTCTACTTGGatagaatttgaattcaaaataaccGACTGTGATTGAATGGCATGATCAAATTCAGAAATTAATTCCTCAAAATCAGGGATATGTTTCCCAGGGGTTGATGCAACCGTTCCAACCTGCACAGCCAAACTACTTTCAGTGCCACTCTTCACCGGCTCACCAACATTGTGTTCACCTTCAACTTGACAACGCTTCGGCTTCAAACCCACACCAACATCAGAAATCCTTGGGAGCACATTACTCCTGTCAAACTTCTTAGATGAAACACCATGGCTTGGGGCCTCTTGCATGCCAGCCTCCCTTCTTTCAAAACTACCACCAGAATTTGCGGAGGAATAATTTTTACGAAAACCTGCCTTCAACCATTCACCATAATCGAATCCTTGCTGCTGATCAACTTGGAAGGAACAAACTCTAGCTTCATGACCAATCCAACCACATTTAAAACAGAGCCCCACTAATCTTTCATATTTGAAACCAATACAGATCTTATCTCCTTCAGGACTTGCAACAACACCACCACGACGTAACGGTTTCTCTAAAGGCAATTCAACCCGTACACAAAGAAAATGGGCTTGATCAGATGAAAAAGCTTTCAAGTCTACCTCCACAACCACACCCAATCCATTACCAATATCTCGACCTACCTCCTCTGACAACAGATCAAAAGGAAGCCCCCACACTTGTACCCACATTGGAATTGAAGTAAACCGAATAGAATTAACAGTCATACCCCTCTCCCATCTACACAACACCAATGGATGATCTTCAAAACTCCAAGGGCCATTTGATAGCACCCACTTCAACTGGCTCTCCATGGagaatttaaattgaaatacaCCATCTCTAACATCAATAATACGAACATCTGAACCCATCTTCCACACAGAACACAGTAAAGCCTTGGCAGCACGTTGGTTAAAAGAGCAAGTTGTGAGAAATTTCCCCAATAGACTGAGAGAGCATTCTTCCAACATCTTATCTCTATGCACTAACCCAACCCTAATAACCTCTCCTTCCTCTTCTGTcaaagtaatattttttaatttttgaacaaaatccgAATCCATAATTGAAACGTACACTGAAAGAAGTCTAATAAAAACAAACAcctagagaaaagaaaaagcacaCGTAGTACGGCTCACATAGAAAGTGAGAAAGAGACGCCCATGTAGAGAAAAAAACTCACCTTAcgtgagaagaaaaaaaattatagggtGTAAAACATATGAATTTACACTGAAtccttattgaattttgattatatataaaaacacaatcataataattCCTACTAATAACTAGGATAATTATCagattatatatgtttaaaaataaattatatatgtattttattaaGCTCtagatatatattatataagtcAATAACCTGTGCatatatagtgttttttttttttagagagtttcaactaaTGATACCCTTTTCGGATGAttcaattaccaaaaattttattagttgaacTAACAAGAACCCATGTGTATAGAGAGTTCAAATCTATAAATAGATGGTTAAGAAAGCAATGGTATTTCATGTCCTCTGGAAAATCGTTGTTTTGGCATGTGCTTGTTTGtgcaaatgaaaaaaataatgataaaaaaagtgatggctctgaaatttttctttacatttttcCACGTACACATGCAGTACCGCGCTTATAACGATTAACGAACGGAAATTATTAGGCAACTAGAAAATTATAAAGTCAAAGTTAATGGCTAAAGGCTAAAGGCTAAAGCATCCAATGTTTGAATTGTAAACTAACtctttatgggaaaaaaaaaatgtaaactaagTCAACATCCCCGccccctttttattttattttttgaaaatgagcTCGAATCTAATTTGTATGGgcatatatataaggattaagGGCAAGGCAAAGTTTTAACCCGcattgtccaaaaaaaaaaaaaaaagaactctcACGACGcgtgtagaaatttttttttttttgttggggtcAAAATTGCAAAACTTTGTGATATtacattaatttagaatttttttataatagtaatattttgaaaaatccgaCAATTGGactaacattttttaatttaattcataatttcataactcatattttgtatataattttaaagtataaaaaaattaaacattttatggtaacatagtttttatttttcatcatttttatattttgcaaaATCAAAGTACCaggataaagaataaaaaaagaggcATGAATAAATTTATGATCCAAAGgtattttaacttaaaaaatgattGGTGTGTTCCAGACTTCTATTttactcaactggtaaaatcaaTGATAGtatgaattgtaatttttttttaatatatatacaagatataaattctactctaacttaatccaAGTGATATATATGTGAAGTTTTTCTTGAAAACTTGAATCTCTGAAGGTGGTCATGAATTGCAAATTCTAATGTTTAATGTGGAGGGGATAATCATAAGATAGATATTTGAGGGGCATACATGTTGTGGACTTGCAGCTTAAATGTTATGAACGAGAAGCCTAAATCACTCACATGTCACAACTTAGTTAATGCCCGGGCGCCTAGGATAGATGAGAAGACTAGAGTAGCGTTCCATTTCTCCTGTCTACTTTTGATTCAAATTGGAACAGAGaagacaatttctccttttggCATTACATTTAGGCTTTTAGTAGTGTTCTATAGTTCTGAGTCAGAACTTCTGACTTCTGAGTGCTCACAACAACTTTGTTTTGATTGCTAGTTTATTCATTACCACTTTCCCAgctagcttcttcttcttcttcttcttttaattttaattttattatttaagtttggATATATAAATCTTGAAATGACCATTACAACAAAtaaagccttttttttattttttttttatttacaattgaTGGTGTTTGCCCACTGGTTGTCGCtcccatgattttttttattgtagaaACCTTATTGCTCGAACATAGATTGTCCATCTACTTCATACATATCATGAATCAAATGAATGTCTAGATGTATTAGCAAAACGGGGTCGAGAACAACGTAGCCTTTAGGAAATATATCCTTTTGTTTATCCACAGGGCCGGCTCAACAGTTGATGTAATTGATACAATTGTCTAAGGCTCCCAAATAAAAGAAGACCCCcacttgtaaaaataaaaatatatatatatatatatatatatatatatatataatatttatctatatattttaatttaaaaaaaaatttaagtacttttattggtcaataaaatgcattaaaaagacTCATTGTATCCTAAAATGCATAAgattaaaaagggaaaaaacaaaaatattcaaatttcaattaacaaaattaaattttaagagaCAAATTTACTAACTCATtcttgaaatatgctaaaataaaaattaataacagacaaattcattaataatacaACGTAATTGtcttgaaatatgctaaaatagatattataaatttcaaaaacaaaagaaaaaatctctcAGCTCTCTATCTCTCTGCATCTCCATCTATATTcttacctttcttttcttcactttGATTCTTGAACTTTTTCTGTAAACTCAGTCTAGcttgaaatttttctttgttgatttcCTTCGAATAACAGTAAATTCAAAATTGGAAAGGCGTAGCGTGGGCTATGGGCATACCAGAGGTAATCTTCTCAgacttctctccctctctatcTTTCCGAAAATTAAAATGGAGGAGTCTgctatttattcaatttaattatatatatttttaagtttatttcaCTGCTTGATTGATTGATAGGAGTCATAGTACAAGCAGTACAACACTTTTTTTGCACATAAGACAACACGTTTTATGCACAGTTGCACACTGCCCAGCCCGCAACATTGTATAGTGCACCCTGCACACAGGCTGTGGGTTGTGCAGACAAGACTGCACAGTGCACACAACACTGCACAATTGCCTACGAGCCACAGCAGTTAGCACATCATAGCTGGCCCACCGCACactataatttatcattttttttaatgcatactcttactttatcaattattatatattatcacactaattaataatttgatatgtaTCATATCAACTCATTTGTATTATAGTGATACTAATTTATTGAACCgtgtaataaattattttttatttgtaaaattcaaataactccaaactttataaagaaaaataaatgttaagaggaacttaaatacaaaaacttaattagtaattttgcatctcaaaaagtaagaaaaatatattttaaataaaaaaattcaatacatattatttgattaatttttaaatataaaaaagtcccacttaaaatttttaccTAAGGCCCCAAAGTTGTTGAGATGACCCTGTTTATCCAGCCTTTGTATGGGA
This genomic stretch from Castanea sativa cultivar Marrone di Chiusa Pesio chromosome 1, ASM4071231v1 harbors:
- the LOC142622180 gene encoding uncharacterized protein LOC142622180; the encoded protein is MDSDFVQKLKNITLTEEEGEVIRVGLVHRDKMLEECSLSLLGKFLTTCSFNQRAAKALLCSVWKMGSDVRIIDVRDGVFQFKFSMESQLKWVLSNGPWSFEDHPLVLCRWERGMTVNSIRFTSIPMWVQVWGLPFDLLSEEVGRDIGNGLGVVVEVDLKAFSSDQAHFLCVRVELPLEKPLRRGGVVASPEGDKICIGFKYERLVGLCFKCGWIGHEARVCSFQVDQQQGFDYGEWLKAGFRKNYSSANSGGSFERREAGMQEAPSHGVSSKKFDRSNVLPRISDVGVGLKPKRCQVEGEHNVGEPVKSGTESSLAVQVGTVASTPGKHIPDFEELISEFDHAIQSQSVILNSNSIQVEQLKDKSDIPSNLVDIVVMDEDLTAGQRVPKDQRVSKGKQVVLGSLSGLQDADYCFEVGKGSGRDISNPVQGRPKRSGTKNKNGLLSLQVSSSIIFEGALTKKPISKDTNPIIGGEIGLTKGAWKRLGNRRTVHALEKVINKQDPNIVFLMETKSGLDWMLKVHDWCKYKNGFIVPGKGSSGGIALFWKKEIRLDIQTYSHSHIDARVDGGDGIGWWHLTRFYGDLDTSKRGESWQKLKHLHGTSSLSWLAIGDFNEIISMAEKEGGTNRTRQQMKYFVDTINCCGLKEVQFTRPLYTWLYQKEDRSQIRERILNVRLSWRKLGMRAFMEGRAGNVLNRGLESCRTRLEVWNGSDFGNVGKTVAELQKRNTRFFHEKGSARYKKNFIEGLLDEDDRWLVGDEHVEDLMVQYYERLFTSSSPMEFDEILDAVQQKVTPRMNQVLVSEFTNVEVKNALKKMYPLKSPGPDGMPPLFYQHFWPKIGGVVTSSVLAFLNSSIIPPTFNHTHISLIPKCSEPKYVTDFRSISHCKVVYKIASKAITNRLKKVLPSIISDTQSVFVHGRLITDNVLVAYETMHHISQKKSGKVGDLDLKLDMSKAYDRVEWIWLDKIMHKLGFDDKWCALIMNCVTTISYSVEINGKPKGHIVPSKGIRQGDPLFPNLFLLCAEGLYDLIKKVVYSYGTSRYHQARFGAQVIKQHEKYLGLPSLVGRKKKTSFNSIKDKLSKKLVGWKEKLLSRLGKEVLIKAVAQAIPTYTMSVFKLPDSLCEDLMRMIRNFWWRVGNGEKIRIWDDRWLPKPSTFMVSSPRLFMPEDMKVRELINKEEASWKSDVVDALFLPFEAEVIKAIPISSHLPEDKQIWAWSTNGAFSVKNAYWVASQMSSAFSTVDTCDGCSEEVENSIHFFWKCSRTKELWSSSKLVFPNVMDHLGSFKDMLWCLMMDKKTKTSPEKIELLLTCAWALWSNRNDIRHGRKRKDGRTLHQWVVQYLEEYQAAVELLPTTQESIQLVQRWLPPPVSVFKFNVDGVVFAELNTVGIGVIVRDWTGQFVAAICRKLRAPLGPIEVEGKAVEVGLQFAKQLGITNFIIEGDSLIVSRALNYSSSVPVSIDAVIMGIGEASLEFQRHFFSC